ACAAATCCGTCGGACCCATCGACAAACAATCCACACCCGCCTTCGCGAGCAAATGCCCGCGCGTTGCGGCCTCTACCGACTCAATCTGCAACCACAAAACCCCAAAACTATTCCACCAATCGGCGTACTCCTCCGTAGTTTTATCTTCCGTGCCTCGCCGATGTCCCCCGCCAAAACTGCGCCCACCAGCCGGCGGATAATAAAAATAGTGCAACGCATCATCAACCGTCTCTTCCAACTCAGTCTGCGGAATCTCGATCCCACACGGACCCAAATCGAGATAATTGCCAATCAAATAGGCATTGCGCGTGTGTTTGATCCGAAACTGCACGAACACATCGCGCTCGGCAGCCATATCGCAAAACGCCGCAATGCGCTCCTCGCTCAACGGCGTATGCTGGCTATCAATAGACACGAAATCGTAATCATCTTTGTCCATAATCTGATCAAACCGATCCGGCGGCGTATTCGGTGCCATAGACACGCCAATAATGCGTTCACCATTGCGGTATTTCTGTTTCAGTCCAATTGCATTTTCAAACATAATTATCTCCTCTCCCACTCTCGAAGTTTATCTGCATTCTCGCGCACCTTGACAAATGCGCGCGACATATCCCGCATCCGCGTTTCAGAAGTCAGCAAAGCCCTCTGGCTTATCGACAGCCGCTCCCTGCAATACTGCTCGACCTTTGGCAAGTGCAACGAGCGATAATCCTGCGCCGCATCTGTCCACGCAAAAGGCGTGTAATCGCGGGCTTTCCAATCCTCTTGAAAAACCGGATGCTTGTACACCGGCATCTCGTATCCCGTACTCACTGGCACCCCTTCAGCGCGCATCGCCCTGACAAATGCATCGCGAGAAACGCCCTCAAATGCCTCGGATAAATACCGCGCACCATACACATGCCAGTTGACGCGGGTCGCATCTTCCAACCGGTGGATCGGCTCAATACCCTCAACCTCTGACAATGTGCGCGTCAACATCGCCCCATTTTGTTCGCGGATCTCCGTATGCTCGGGAATGCGCTTCAACTGGCACAATAAGACCGCAGCGACAAACTCCGTCATCCGGTGGTTGCCGCCCCATTGTCGAGACTCCTCCGTACGACCATACCGCGACCGCCCCACATTGACCGCACAGCCAATCGCATCGGCAACGGCCTCGTCATTGGTCAGGGCAATGCCCCCATCTCCACCCGTCATATTTTTGCTCTGCTGAAAAGAAAACCCCGAAGCCAGTCCCCAGCTACCCAGCCCGCGATCTCTATAAGTCGATCCCCACCCGTGCGCCGCATCTTCTAAAATCACCAGATTGTGTCGCTCGGCAATATCCAGCAACCGCTGGATATCACACGCCAACCCACCAAAATGCACCGGCATAATCCCCTTCGTTCGATCTGTAATAAGACTCTCCACCTCCGCCACATCGAGATTATTGGTATCCGGGTCTATATCGCAAAAAACAACCGTAGCACCTGCTTTTAGAATCCCCGAACACGTACCGATAAACGTATAGGCACTCGTAATCACCTCATCGCCTACACCAATGCTCGCCCCGCGACAAATCATTTCCAGAGCCACCGTGCCACCCGTACACGCGATCCCGTATTTCGCATCTTGAAATGCCGCAAACGTCTCTTCAAATTCCTGACACTTCGAGGAATTGTACCACGCCCGACTCTCCAGCACCTCAACAAGCGCATCTCTTTCGGCCACATCGTACATCGGCCATAAAATATCATCCTTCTCTTTAACCTCACGCTCGCCACCCAACAGCGCTAACTCTGCCATATTTCCCTCCTTGATCAATCCCGCTGCAAACATTCGACCAGCAGGTCCAATGCTTCGCGGGCGAACACCTCCATATTCTCACCCCGGTTCTCGCTGCCCGTTGCAATCGCAATCGCTTGCTCGGCATCTGGACCCACAACGCCGATACACGTATGGCCGGGCGGATCGCCATACCGATTTCCCGTCGGACCAGCCGCGCCCGTCTCGCCAATACCCCAGTCCGCCCCCAAACGTTCGCGCGCAGCGCGTGCCAGATGCAGGGCATGCGTCTTTGTCGCAGCCCTCGCCTCGCCCATTGCCGCATCGGAAACAGCCATCAATATTTGCTTTGAGTCCCCCGTATAACACACCCCACCGCCCTTAAAATAAGCCGACGCTCCCGGCACGGCCAAAAGTGCCGCTGAAATGATTCCCCCAGCCGACGACTCGGCCACCGCCACGGTCTGCCCTTTTTCTTTTAGCAACACGCCCACATCTGCGGCCATTGTCTTAAAATCCGCCATATTAAACCTCTACATTAAAGCGCGAATAGACGAATAGACGCCCCCGCCCAACCACTCAAGGTCAGTGAGAACTCCATTCGTTGATTTGCTAATTCGCTGATTCGTTGATTCGTTGATTCGTTGATTCGCCGCCTTCTTCCTTCCTTCTATCCCCCACCGGAGCCTCAACGCGAACCGTTACAATATCCGCATCGTGATATTGCTGATGGCGCACAGACGACGCGAAATGCTGAAGCAAGCGCAACGAGATCTCATGCTCTACTGGCATCTCGTCTGTATGTTCTCTGAGATAGGCCAGGCGGTCTTCAATATTCCCCTCACCAGTCGAAGCGATAAACTCGAGTTCCGCGCCATTGTTTCCATCGCTGCGAACAATCAGAAGCAGGCGTTTCTTCGCTTGTTCGCCCTCTCCTTGCTGAATGAGAATCAGAAGGGTTTCTTCGGCAGACAAACACAGCCGATTTGTCATCTCGGCATTCCAACCTCTGCGCGAGGCGAATTTATCGAGAAACGCCACAATCTCTGGCAAAGCCTCGACAGCGAGTGCGGCCTCCAGGCGCTGCCGGCGCGGGGCTGTCAACTCCATAAACAACGTCAGAAAAATCGCCGTAAGGCCACCGGACGTCATGCCATTGCCGAGCAGTGCCCCCCACCACTCGCCGAGATAGTCCGCAAAAATCGCCTGATTCTGGAAGCCTACGCCAATCCAGAATGCGGTCCCCGCAATCAGCGCCTTGCGATAATCCACACCATCCTGCACGATGATCCGCATACCCACGACAAAAAGCAGTGCCAGCAACACGATCACATAAGCCCCAACCACGGGATTGGGGATAGCCAAAAGGAGTGCCGCCACCTTGGGTAGAAAGGACGCCACCACAAATACAATGCCAATACACACGCCGACGCCGCGTGCGGCAACGCCGGTGAGTTCTGTGAGCGAAACACTGGACGAATAGGTCGTATTGGGAACAGTTCCTGCAATACCAGAAAGCAGATTGCCCACGCCATCTGCGGTAACTGCGCC
This window of the Gemmatimonadota bacterium genome carries:
- a CDS encoding aldolase/citrate lyase family protein, yielding MFENAIGLKQKYRNGERIIGVSMAPNTPPDRFDQIMDKDDYDFVSIDSQHTPLSEERIAAFCDMAAERDVFVQFRIKHTRNAYLIGNYLDLGPCGIEIPQTELEETVDDALHYFYYPPAGGRSFGGGHRRGTEDKTTEEYADWWNSFGVLWLQIESVEAATRGHLLAKAGVDCLSMGPTDLSMSIKAHPQHWLKSVDDTIAYLCRSLEGTGVAVCHRNRTPDTREKYADMGVTVFLESA
- a CDS encoding DegT/DnrJ/EryC1/StrS family aminotransferase: MAELALLGGEREVKEKDDILWPMYDVAERDALVEVLESRAWYNSSKCQEFEETFAAFQDAKYGIACTGGTVALEMICRGASIGVGDEVITSAYTFIGTCSGILKAGATVVFCDIDPDTNNLDVAEVESLITDRTKGIMPVHFGGLACDIQRLLDIAERHNLVILEDAAHGWGSTYRDRGLGSWGLASGFSFQQSKNMTGGDGGIALTNDEAVADAIGCAVNVGRSRYGRTEESRQWGGNHRMTEFVAAVLLCQLKRIPEHTEIREQNGAMLTRTLSEVEGIEPIHRLEDATRVNWHVYGARYLSEAFEGVSRDAFVRAMRAEGVPVSTGYEMPVYKHPVFQEDWKARDYTPFAWTDAAQDYRSLHLPKVEQYCRERLSISQRALLTSETRMRDMSRAFVKVRENADKLREWERR
- a CDS encoding CinA family protein, with protein sequence MADFKTMAADVGVLLKEKGQTVAVAESSAGGIISAALLAVPGASAYFKGGGVCYTGDSKQILMAVSDAAMGEARAATKTHALHLARAARERLGADWGIGETGAAGPTGNRYGDPPGHTCIGVVGPDAEQAIAIATGSENRGENMEVFAREALDLLVECLQRD